In Kaistella sp. 97-N-M2, the sequence CGCTTATCGATTTTATACAAAGTAAATTCGATCTGGACCAAAACGGAAAAACTATGCTGATAAAAACCGACGCAGTTTACAGCAAAAACGATGCCTTCTATGATGCGAAAGGACGCTACAGCTTTCTGAATACGTGCAATACGTGGGCAAACAACGGTTTAATTGCTGCCGGACAAAAAGCCGCGCTGTGGACGGCAAGCGATTTTGGTATTTTTCAGCATTACGAATAGCTTTATTTCGAAGCATAGTTCCGCGCGTTATTCCAGGTCAACACGCAGAATTTTTTCTCGCCGCGGAAATTTTAAATAAATAAAAATAATGATGAGATTACTATTACTTATACTCAACCTGACTTTTCTAATCCCATCTTTTGCCGACGGGCAATCTTTAAACCCAAAAACCGACAGCTTAAGGGTTGGAATTGCCGGGACCGCGCCCTTCGTTTTCTTTGAAGAAGGAAATCCCGAGCCGCAGGGAATTTCGCCGACCATCTGGAATGAACTTGCCCAAAACTTGAAATGGGATTTCACCTATCAAAAATACAATACCGTTAATTTAGCGTTGGACGCTTTGAAAAAAGGCGAAGTGGATATGGTTGCCGGACCCGTTACGATTAATTCGCAGCGCCTGGAAAGTTTTAAATTTTCGCAGCCTTTTTACCAGTCAAGTCTCGCTATCGCCTACAAAAAAGGCGAATTCAGTTTTTGGAATGTGATCAAACTTTTGTTCAGTTTTAAACTGTTGATCGCGATTGGCGTTTTTCTCATCATTCTTACGATCGTCGGCACGCTGCTCTGGCTTGCGGAACGGAAAGAATCTCCGGAACAGTTTTCCCACGAACCCGCAAAAGGAATTGGAACGGGCATGTGGCTGGCCATTGTAACGATGAGTACGACGGGTTATGGCGACAAAGCACCGATCACGCTCATGGGACGGATTATCGCGGGAACGTGGATGATCGTTTCTATTATCTCCGCTACTTCAATGGTGGCGGGAATTGCAAGTGTTTTAACCTTTACAAATTTTCAGGCGGTAGATATTCAAAGCATCGAGCAGCTGAACGGTAAGAAAGTGGCGACAGTTTCGGGTTCGCCTTCCGTGTCGTTTTTAAAAGAATATAAGATGAAAATTAAATCCGTTGAAAACTTAAATGAGGCAGTCCGACTCCTTAATAGCAAACAGGTTGATGCCATCGTGTACGACCGTCCGCAATTGATGTATTATATTAAAACCCACGAAAAAGAAGATATTCAGCTCGCGGCGGCCGAATATTACAAACAGGGTTACGGATTTGTTTTTCCGAAAGAAAGCACTTTAACGTATGATGTTAACCGCAAATTGCTGGAACTTGCCGAAGAGGGAGAAACCGCCGAGATTATGGAGCGCTATTTGGGCAAAGAAAATTAAGTGATACTAACGCAGTAAAAACTTCTGTTTTCGATTCTGAAAAATAAATAAATATATCCCAATTTTTTTTGATTGGCTCGCCAAAAAATGGACATTTTCTTTTTAATGAATATCATCCCAGCGTCTGCATTGGCAGCAAATCGAGGTAATTATGATTTACGTTTCAGCAGAAGATCGCACAAAAAAACCTCTGTCGTTAAACAGAGGTTTTGTACCCGGTGCCGAAGTATTTTTAAACAAAATATTGACTGATTATTAATAAGTTAGCATTTCATTGTGTCATAGTTGTGTCTGGATTCAAAAATATTTATCCAAAACCGCTTCCACTTCTTTTAAAATTTCCTGTTTAACGTTACCAGATTGCCCATATTTTACAGCCGGTTCTGCAATAATACTGCTTACTCGTCCGGGCTTTAGGAGTAAATTAAGATCAATCTCCGGGTTTCTTTCGGCCAGCCACAAAACAAAGTCCAATGCGGCCTTCTTTTTCTTCAGCAATTGAGAAATCGATTGTGGTGTCGTTCCTCGTTCTTTCGCGATATCAGTATAACTGATACCCTTTTCGGTTAGAAATTGCGAAATTTTCTCATTGGTAGTCATTGAGTTACGTTTTTTTGTGAATAATTTTTAAACCAATTGATTTAAATTTAAACTATTTGGTTTACTTTTGTATTACGCAATAGATGTATTACGATGACAAAATTACAAAAGATTAAAGTTCCTGAGAATATTCATTTGAATATTCATAAAACATTTGATTTTATCGACGAACATTTGCCCGAAAAATACTCGCGGCAAGTATGGAATCTTCTGCCTGACAGTGCGAAGGTTGATCTCGCTTACATCCGCACCGTAAAAAAAGACAGAATAAAAAACGCGCTCATTATGAATGCCCTCTACCGAGTTGCGCAATGGAATAAAATGCAATCAAACCTTTAAAAATAAACCTATGACAAGAATTTATCCCGGAATGCTCGACAGCTCCATCGAGTATTTTAACAGCGGCCACGAAGTAATGATGATCCAAAATGGCACCGTAAAAAATTTTAATGACGTGCCGAACCATCCGGAACTCGCGAAAATTATCGCCGAAGAAAATGATCTCAACGAAATTATGCAGCAGTGGTTCGGTGACAATGAATTTATGAAACAAAAGACCCTGGCAAAATGCCGCTTCGGTGCCTTAAACTTCTTTGCGGACATCAATGAGGACGAAGTCACGCCGGATCATTTAACCTGCCCTTTTCGCGGCAAATGCAGCGGCGAAAATATTATCTGTAAACCTGTGCAAATTAACGGGGAAACCGTAACGCTGGAAGAAATTACCATTTTAAAAGAAGTCTGCGGCGATGACACCAACACCAATATTGCAAAGAAATTGGGGTATGCACAGGGAACCTTCAATGTAAAAAAATCGAATCTCTACGACAGGTTGGGATTTAATACAAAACAACACGCCGTACTCACACTATTGTTTGAGGGCCTGCTGTGATCTTTCTTTTTAACCCGGCGCGTCGAGTTTGAGACGGCGCGCCCTTTTACTGAACACAAATTCTATATATAGAAGTCCCCGACCGGTTTTCGCCGGCGGGGTTCGAACCAAAAAAAATTAAAAAAGCTTTTTAAGAATGAACCGAACATTTATAAAAATATCTGCACTTGCAATTTCCCTACTTTATGTTGATCTGTTTTGCGGCGCGGGCGGTACATCTACTGGTGTCGAAACCGC encodes:
- a CDS encoding LuxR C-terminal-related transcriptional regulator, with protein sequence MTRIYPGMLDSSIEYFNSGHEVMMIQNGTVKNFNDVPNHPELAKIIAEENDLNEIMQQWFGDNEFMKQKTLAKCRFGALNFFADINEDEVTPDHLTCPFRGKCSGENIICKPVQINGETVTLEEITILKEVCGDDTNTNIAKKLGYAQGTFNVKKSNLYDRLGFNTKQHAVLTLLFEGLL
- a CDS encoding transporter substrate-binding domain-containing protein, encoding MMRLLLLILNLTFLIPSFADGQSLNPKTDSLRVGIAGTAPFVFFEEGNPEPQGISPTIWNELAQNLKWDFTYQKYNTVNLALDALKKGEVDMVAGPVTINSQRLESFKFSQPFYQSSLAIAYKKGEFSFWNVIKLLFSFKLLIAIGVFLIILTIVGTLLWLAERKESPEQFSHEPAKGIGTGMWLAIVTMSTTGYGDKAPITLMGRIIAGTWMIVSIISATSMVAGIASVLTFTNFQAVDIQSIEQLNGKKVATVSGSPSVSFLKEYKMKIKSVENLNEAVRLLNSKQVDAIVYDRPQLMYYIKTHEKEDIQLAAAEYYKQGYGFVFPKESTLTYDVNRKLLELAEEGETAEIMERYLGKEN